The Fragaria vesca subsp. vesca linkage group LG2, FraVesHawaii_1.0, whole genome shotgun sequence genome includes a window with the following:
- the LOC101301164 gene encoding ribonuclease H2 subunit B-like produces MAWCQGFDETRLLIAADPPATGDGAGKMISLRHPKSGNTMCCLLVDGMLQELNWFRQSYSSWFLGDYVSEDGGLYTATRLDPVFVLLPIFEEARMKKRDDPGKFRPLDEIIFVDGYPAYQHLLSIAEVSMQVVCDIKEIDSTKYFRLDDSKVLAWLYHKACQLKETLSTLDSNYAAREDKQRLTDAVSILGEYLKDEPWLKLLCDRLRIDLPEAPKKAPDTETLPTAYESSPGIWNGSQEKSKSDNKVTTRAAGRQAKKIKPETESHNIRDMFTRASSRKK; encoded by the exons ATGGCTTGGTGCCAAGGTTTCGACGAAACCCGTCTTCTCATCGCCGCCG ATCCTCCCGCAACCGGAGACGGCGCCGGAAAAATGATTTCGCTCCGACATCCGAAGTCCG GAAACACAATGTGCTGTCTTTTAGTGGATGGTATGCTCCAGGAGCTTAACTGGTTCAGGCAGTCCTACAGTTCTTGGTTTCTTGGAGACTATGTTTCCGAGG ATGGTGGGTTATACACCGCCACTCGACTTGATCCTGTTTTTGTTTTGTTGCCCATTTTCGAGGAAGCTAGAATGAAG AAGAGGGATGATCCTGGCAAGTTCAGGCCGTTGGATGAGATAATCTTTGTTGATGGCTATCCCGCGTATCAGCACCTATTGTCCATTGCAGAGGTTTCTATGCAAGTAGTTTGTGATATCAAAG AAATTGATTCCACCAAATATTTTAGGCTTGATGACTCCAAGGTTCTGGCTTGGCTGTACCACAAG GCATGTCAGCTGAAAGAGACGCTATCCACGTTGGACAGTAATTATGCTGCAAGGGAAGATAAACAGAGAT TGACTGATGCGGTTTCAATCTTAGGGGAATACCTGAAGGATGAGCCCTGGTTGAAGCTTTTGTGCGACCGTTTGAG GATAGATTTACCAGAGGCACCGAAAAAAGCACCAGACACTGAAACTCTCCCAACTGCGTACGAAAGTAGCCCAGGGATATGGAATGGCTCACAG GAAAAGAGCAAAAGTGACAATAAGGTCACTACCAGAGCAGCTGGAAGGCAAGCTAAAAAGATCAAACCGGAGACGGAATCACATAACATCAGAGACATGTTCACGAGGGCCTCATCAAGAAAGAAGTGA